The following are from one region of the Micromonas commoda chromosome 12, complete sequence genome:
- a CDS encoding histone ubiquitination protein group a (Predicted homolog of Saccharomyces cerevisiae Bre1 protein, a E3 ubiquitin ligase for Rad6p, required for the ubiquitination of histone H2B. ChromDB ID: HUPA20101; Bre1 homolog), translating into MAGTTSTRVPTRSHAGRQAGGPAVSGSAGFSQGPEPSAPQVDVAKEGGKEGYVDPANSYFECNICLELAQEPVVTQCGHLYCWSCIYKWLQVFPEAQQCPVCKAAVSENLVIPLYGRGSCEHPRGKQMLGMDVPTRPPGLRLLARNTNANEVGGGEWGLAGAGVAENVGLMSTLLGFGIQFGTGVRSSLLIDNMSPEQQQQAFLSQLLLLLGSFVILCLLIF; encoded by the exons ATGGCGGGAACGACAAGcacgcgggtgccgacgcggtcgcACGCGGGCCGCCAGGCCGGCGGGCCGGCGGTTTCCGGGAGCGCCGGGTTCTCGCAGGGCCCGGAGCCGTCCGCTCCACAGGTCGATGTCGCCAAGGAGGGGGGAAAGGAGGGCTACGTCGACCCCGCGAACTCGTACTTCGAGTGCAACATTTGTCTGGAGCTGGCTCAGGAACCCGTCGTGACGCAGTGCGGTCACCTCTACTGCTGGTCCTGCATATACAA ATGGTTGCAGGTTTTCCCCGAGGCGCAGCAGTGCCCGGTGTGCAAGGCGGCGGTCTCCGAGAACCTG GTCATACCCTTGTACGGGCGCGGCTCGTGCGAGCACCCGAGGGGTAAGCAGATGCTGGGCATGGACGTtccgacgcggccgccgggtTTGCGGTTGCTGGCGAGAAACACAAACGCCAACGAGGTGGGGGGCGGCGAGTGGGGCTTGGCTGGCGCAGGCGTCGCCGAGAACGTGGGCCTCATGTCCACGCTGCTCGGGTTCGGGATCCAGTTCGGCACGGGCGTTAGGTCCAGCCTGCTGATCGATAACATGAGCCCGGAACAACAGCAGCAGGCGTTCCTGTCGCAGCTGCTTCTGCTCCTCGGCTCGTTCGTGATCCTCTGCTTGCTGATCTTCTGA